The following proteins come from a genomic window of Brachionichthys hirsutus isolate HB-005 chromosome 20, CSIRO-AGI_Bhir_v1, whole genome shotgun sequence:
- the LOC137909533 gene encoding proline-rich protein 14-like: MGLPKVKRLKKKEFSLEEIYTNKNYNSPSTNRSLETIFEEPREKNGALLLIGRQKRRRVLLFPDFTQPRKRKRLQGAGLPVTMVPRKRKASLRQCNGSVPRGDESDVDVMLVERLSDTRLGCVICDITSCQQTKGQMNTWVFFAVYLLFYFLQC, encoded by the exons atgggactgccaaaggtcaaaag gttaaagaagaaagagttcagtctggaggagatttatacgaacaagaactacaattccccctcaaccaacag gagtctcgaaacaatatttgaggagccacgggagaagaatggagcgctactcctgattggacggcagaaaagacggagggttctcctttttcctgacttcactcagccccggaaaaggaagagactgcaag gggcgggacttcctgttaccatggtccccaggaagcggaaagcatctctccgtcagtgcaatggcagcgtccctcgtggggacgagtcagacgtggatgtgatgctggtggagcgactttctgatacgaggcttggatgtgtgatctgtgacatcacatcctgtcagcaaaccaaaggccaaatgaacacatgggttttttttgcagtgtatttgctgttttattttttacagtgttag